CGGCTGATCGGCGGGGATCCGGTCGCGAACAGTGATTGTTTCACCAGTCCCGATGACACGCGAGGCCTGAGGGAGAGGTTGCCAGCGGGCGCCTGAACCTCGGCTTTCTGCAAATAAAATGGTGTACACTTCACCTTTGCGCGAGGACCAGGTCAGAACTGCCTCATCCGGATTCCGTGCCACCATGAGTGTCACGGCGGAGTAGGGCTGCTCCTCTACCCGCACGGTTTTACAACCCGCTATAGGCAGCAGACAGGCCAAGTACGCGGCGGCGAAAAGGACGGCCACCGACTTTTCAGGGGGCCGGTTCAGTGGATGGCGCATCAGCGACGGGTGCGGGCGGTGGTTCAGCGGGCTCGGATGCCACCGGTTTGACCGGCCGAATTCCGGGGATTGGCCCTAGACGGGGCCGGTCAGGCAAGGGACCTGCCTGATCGAACCAACTGCGCGATCGCCTTGGCGCCGCCTCGTCAACCAGTGTCAGATTGTATCTCCGCGCGAACCATACCCAGTTATCTTCGCCCCAATCGAGGAGCCGGCCCAAATCGTTTATGAGCGCGCCCGTCGTCATGTCGGTAATTCGGTCGAGTCGGGGAGACCAGGAGGAAGCTTCCATGAGGGTTTTCGGAAGCACATCATCACTGCCGATCAATATCGTTCTGGACGGCATTTTCTGGAGGAAATTCACTTCTCGAAAATCTTTGAGCGTGATCGGGACCCACTCCGTACCATTCCAAGCGTGCAGGATCGGCTCCGCTGTCGTCGCATTGCCTTGGTAGGCAACCAAAACGGCGGGCACGCGCTGCAAGACATCCTGCGCCACCTGGATGACCGAATAGCGGGCTGGCGCGACGAGGAGGGTATAACCTGGGGCCTCGAGAGCCGAAAGCCATCCCGCTAAACATGCGAACATGATGGTGAACGATCGACGGAGAAAATTCATAAACAGTCCCTTGTTTGTTGAAAGGTAACACGATGCGCTCGCGAAATTCAAGCGATGTCCGGAGCGAGACATGAACGTTGAAATTGCACGCAATCCGAGTGGAGGCTACACGCTGCTCGCAGAGCTGTGGTTGCCTCGGCCGGTGAACGAGGTATTCCCGTTCTTTGCGAGCGCCGAAAATCTGGAGCGAATCACCCCGCCATATCTGCGATTTGAGATTCTCACGCCCCGGCCGATCGAAATGAGACGTGGGACGTTGATTGACTACAGGATCCGTCTCCGAGGCCTGCCGATTCGATGGCGAACGGAGATCTCCATATGGGAACCGCCATTTCGGTTCGTGGATACGCAGCTACGAGGACCTTATCGCCAGTGGATTCACGAACACACCTTTGAAGAGCGCGATGGCGGAACCTTGTGCCGGGATCGGGTGGACTACAAAGTTCCCGGGGGAGAATGGGTTCATCGCCTGTTCGTGAAAAAGGATGTTCGCGACATATTCGTCTATCGGCAGAACGCCCTGCTGCAGATCTTCAATGGGTCCTTAGCGGCCCACTAGAGCAGGGTGTTCAAGACTGCTGTGGTGAAGCTCGCGATAGGATTCCGCGACTGGCCGTCACTTTACAGCGACGGAAAGATTCTTCTTCAGGGCGGGGCGCATGTCAGAATCCATGAACGCCCTCCAAGCTTGATAAACCGACGGCCAAGAGCGCAATAATTCTTCGGACTGACGGCACAGGGAGTCAATCAGAGCCATGGCTTCTGACTGCTCCTGAGGACGAAGGGCGCCGACCGTGGTTTTTCCGCGGGCCTCATCGCTGCCAAGGCTCTTGCCCGATTCGGATTCGGATCCATTGAAGTCCAAAATATCGTCGGCCAACTGGTAAGCGGTGCCAGCGGCATAGCCCGACTCGATTAGGGCGGCCGTCAACTCGGGGTCAAAACCGCCGCACACCCCGGCGGAAAAGGCGAAAAGGGCACCTGTCTTGCGCCGCGCGATGCGCAAGCAGGCTTCAAGGGTCGCCGGAGCGCCGCGCAACAGGAGCTCCTGCTCGGATTCCGCATCGCAAACTTCACCGGTCAGTTTGACCAAGAGCGGCGTCAGGCGTCCCTCTTCGACCTCGCAAATCACCTCGACCGCTTTGAAGAGCAACATGTCGCCGACAAGAATGGCGGCGGGAATTCCGCGTTCGACCCAGAAGGTAGGTGCACCGCGGCGAAGATATCCGCCGTCGATCACATCGTCATGGAGCAGACTCGCGCCGTGCACCAGTTCAACCGCTGCGGCCGCGCTGACCAGTGTGGTGTGCGGTACCCCTGCGGCGGGTCCGACGTGAAAAATCAGGCGCGAACGTAACATCTTCCCCCCGGCGATCAGACCGGCAGGGTCGTCTGTCAACTTGCGCAAGACCGTGTTTTCGAGGGCGCGCGAAATCCGCTGACGCGTATCTTTCAACCCCGATTCGATGACATTGGTCGTACTCATCCGCCCTCGCAACCTCAAACACTATGCGCCACACTCGAGGGTGTGTCAAAAAAAAGCGGGGTATGACTCGATGAATTCGCCGATCCGCGAAGGCTTCAGGGACCGACTATCTGCACTTAAGGCCAACCATTCAGCGTTGCCTAGTTCTCCGGTACGCGGACGCGGAGGCGGAAGGCGGCGTTAGTCACGGCTGGCATCGAAAGATTCGTCACCCCGCCAGAGCCCGGAATGTCCACCTGGCCCGGCACATTCGACCACCAGTTCCCCTCCAGGCTCGTCGTGTATTCCAGCGTATACAACCGCTGCGTCGAACTGATGAACAAGGCCGCCAGGTTCCCACCATCCAATTGAATCCCCACTGCCCCAAACGCTGCGTTTGTCACCATCGGATCGCTGTCGGCCACCCACTCCTCCCAGTTGGCCACTCCGTCGCCATCCGCATCATCCAGCTCGTTGGTCAGCCCGTTGGTGATTCGCGCCTGGGCCCACGCCTGATACGGTGTGAGCGGGGCGCCCCCCGCACCCATCAACTCCAGCCGCAATTCTGTTCCCGCCATACTCAGGACCCCGCTCCAACTCGTCCCCGTCAGCTCGAGCGCCGGCAACGGACCGCTCACCCCCCCCACCGCATTCGCCAACACATACGTTCCCGTCGTTGCTCCCCCCAATACTGCCACCCGCACCTTCGCCCCATTCGAAAAGACCAGTCCGCTCTGCACATCCAGCCGATCATGGCTTGCCGGCGGCGTCGATAGCTCAAACGTCAACCCTCCCGCAACCGACAGCGACCCCGTAATGATCCCCGTCCCACCCAGCCACCCATTGGTCCGGACTTGAACCGGACCCGTCCCCGTCCCAGACCCCGATGTGTTGGACACCAGAAGGGTTCCCTCCTCCACGATCACCGACCCGTCCACGTCGTTGCCCGCCGCCCGCTCCAGCGTAACAACCCCAGCCCCCACCTTCCGCAACGACACCGTGTTGGTCCCATCGTTCAGCCGACCCGTAATCCGCACATATCCCCCACTGCCCGCCGTCAGCCGAATTTCCCGACTGCCCCCAAAGGTCACCGTCCCAGACAACACCGACGTATGCGCTCCGATTCCCCCCAAGGTGGTGATCCCGGATGTATTCACATTATTCACGGTGAGGTTCCGACCCACCGTGTACGGCCCGTCAATCAACACCGCCAGATTCTCGTTGGCCACTGCCGCCCACGACGCCCCCACTACCAAATTGTTGGACCCAAACGCACCCGGCCCGCTC
This Kiritimatiellia bacterium DNA region includes the following protein-coding sequences:
- a CDS encoding polyprenyl synthetase family protein, which translates into the protein MSTTNVIESGLKDTRQRISRALENTVLRKLTDDPAGLIAGGKMLRSRLIFHVGPAAGVPHTTLVSAAAAVELVHGASLLHDDVIDGGYLRRGAPTFWVERGIPAAILVGDMLLFKAVEVICEVEEGRLTPLLVKLTGEVCDAESEQELLLRGAPATLEACLRIARRKTGALFAFSAGVCGGFDPELTAALIESGYAAGTAYQLADDILDFNGSESESGKSLGSDEARGKTTVGALRPQEQSEAMALIDSLCRQSEELLRSWPSVYQAWRAFMDSDMRPALKKNLSVAVK
- a CDS encoding SRPBCC family protein, which codes for MNVEIARNPSGGYTLLAELWLPRPVNEVFPFFASAENLERITPPYLRFEILTPRPIEMRRGTLIDYRIRLRGLPIRWRTEISIWEPPFRFVDTQLRGPYRQWIHEHTFEERDGGTLCRDRVDYKVPGGEWVHRLFVKKDVRDIFVYRQNALLQIFNGSLAAH